A stretch of the Candidatus Jettenia sp. AMX2 genome encodes the following:
- the selD gene encoding selenide, water dikinase SelD codes for MDYATCAGUAGKVPVEDMAYVLNNLPEYQDECLLVGPKTFADAGVYKITDEIATVSTLDFFTPVVNDPYDYGLIAAANALSDVYAMGGKPITAMNILCYPLNLSDKDILIGILKGGADKAHEAGAAVVGGHTLQDTEIKYGMSVTGIVHPRKIVTNAGAKAGNVLVLTKSLGTGLIISAIKANKVLEEHVSLATKSMSLLNRTASEIMVEVGVDACTDITGFGLLGHAYEMAEASMVTLIFFAGCIPVFAGCERYVKMGLIPGVSKLSKKYLKNAIKIDPKVRETLADVFFDAQTSGGLLISLSEEKAGIFCSKLRERGVMTAEIIGEVQKRQDVSIIVKP; via the coding sequence ATTGATTATGCAACATGTGCCGGGTGAGCAGGAAAAGTCCCCGTCGAAGACATGGCATATGTGCTGAATAATTTACCGGAGTATCAGGACGAGTGCCTGCTTGTCGGTCCCAAAACCTTTGCCGATGCAGGTGTTTACAAAATTACCGATGAGATCGCTACGGTATCAACCTTGGATTTTTTCACGCCGGTTGTGAATGATCCTTATGATTATGGGTTGATAGCAGCAGCAAATGCCTTAAGTGATGTTTATGCCATGGGTGGCAAACCTATCACAGCCATGAACATTCTTTGCTACCCATTGAATTTATCCGACAAGGATATTCTGATCGGAATACTGAAGGGTGGAGCAGACAAGGCCCATGAGGCAGGCGCAGCAGTTGTTGGTGGCCATACCTTGCAGGATACTGAAATTAAGTATGGAATGTCGGTTACCGGAATTGTTCATCCCCGTAAAATTGTAACCAACGCAGGTGCTAAGGCAGGGAATGTATTAGTACTAACAAAATCACTGGGCACAGGATTAATTATTTCAGCTATTAAGGCAAATAAGGTTCTTGAAGAACATGTAAGTCTTGCAACGAAAAGCATGTCCCTGTTAAACAGAACGGCTTCTGAGATAATGGTTGAAGTAGGTGTTGATGCTTGCACCGATATTACAGGTTTTGGGCTTTTGGGGCATGCATACGAGATGGCTGAGGCAAGTATGGTAACCTTAATCTTCTTTGCCGGATGCATACCGGTATTTGCCGGTTGCGAACGCTATGTCAAGATGGGATTGATACCGGGGGTATCAAAGCTCAGCAAAAAATATTTAAAAAACGCAATAAAAATAGACCCTAAAGTGCGGGAGACGCTGGCAGACGTCTTCTTTGATGCACAGACTTCAGGAGGTTTGCTTATTTCACTTTCCGAAGAGAAAGCCGGAATATTCTGTTCAAAACTCAGGGAAAGAGGTGTTATGACTGCAGAAATTATTGGTGAAGTACAGAAAAGGCAGGATGTTTCCATCATCGTAAAACCTTAA
- a CDS encoding glycine C-acetyltransferase — protein MGKLDFITEELDKLKENGLLTHIRTIEGPQGAWITVEGKRVLNLCSNNYLGFANNPVLKAASKNAVETYGVGPASVRTIAGTTALHRQLEQKLAAFKGVESVLSFQSGFCANLAVIPAIVGEGDVVLSDELNHASIIDGCRLSKARIIRYEHCNFQDLQTKLSGEKNARRKLIITDGVFSMEGDIAPLSEIAGIAESFGAIIMVDDAHGEGVLGRSGRGIVDHCNLHGRVDIEVGTLSKAFGVVGGYVAANKKITDYLTQKGRPFLFSSAATAADTAACITAVDILAASDVLVKQLRENATFFQEKMRHIGFNLGRTKTPITPVITGDARVARELSQKLFEEGIFAQSIGYPTVPVGSARIRVMLSAVHSRDDLLWAIECFEKIGKSLHIV, from the coding sequence ATGGGAAAACTTGATTTTATTACCGAAGAACTTGATAAACTGAAGGAAAATGGATTGCTGACCCATATTCGGACTATTGAAGGACCGCAAGGGGCATGGATAACGGTGGAGGGGAAGAGGGTATTAAACCTCTGCTCGAACAATTATCTCGGATTTGCCAATAATCCCGTATTAAAAGCTGCTTCAAAAAATGCTGTTGAGACATACGGCGTAGGTCCCGCATCGGTAAGGACTATTGCCGGAACTACGGCGCTGCACAGGCAATTGGAACAAAAACTCGCAGCATTTAAGGGTGTGGAAAGTGTTTTATCATTCCAATCGGGATTCTGTGCAAACCTTGCGGTAATTCCCGCAATTGTGGGTGAAGGCGATGTGGTTCTTTCCGATGAGCTCAATCACGCAAGCATCATTGACGGATGCCGTCTCTCAAAGGCTAGGATCATACGATATGAGCATTGTAATTTCCAGGATCTTCAGACAAAATTATCGGGTGAAAAAAATGCCAGGCGTAAACTTATTATTACCGACGGCGTTTTCAGTATGGAAGGTGATATTGCACCGCTTTCCGAGATTGCAGGGATTGCAGAAAGCTTTGGGGCTATTATCATGGTAGACGATGCTCATGGAGAGGGGGTACTGGGGCGGAGCGGCAGAGGTATCGTTGATCATTGTAATCTTCACGGCAGGGTTGATATTGAAGTAGGTACCCTGTCAAAGGCGTTTGGGGTAGTAGGCGGGTATGTTGCAGCAAATAAAAAAATAACGGATTATTTGACGCAAAAAGGACGTCCTTTTCTCTTTTCCAGCGCTGCGACTGCTGCCGATACAGCGGCTTGTATTACAGCGGTGGATATTCTCGCAGCTTCTGATGTACTGGTGAAACAATTACGGGAAAATGCCACATTTTTTCAGGAAAAAATGAGACACATCGGATTTAATCTTGGCCGGACAAAAACTCCCATAACCCCTGTCATAACCGGTGATGCCAGGGTTGCCAGGGAGCTTAGTCAAAAATTATTTGAAGAAGGGATTTTCGCTCAGTCAATTGGTTACCCTACGGTACCGGTGGGCAGTGCGCGTATCCGTGTTATGCTTTCTGCTGTACATAGTCGTGATGATCTTTTATGGGCTATTGAATGTTTTGAAAAGATAGGGAAGTCTTTGCATATTGTGTGA
- a CDS encoding YggS family pyridoxal phosphate-dependent enzyme yields the protein MSIRENLERVRQGIAQAALKAGKRREDITLVMATKTVDPERIREAIREGEHIIGENKVQEALRKYAALKDEDAEWHFIGHLQTNKVKDVLKFATMIHSVDRPSLVEKLDQRLQHEGRSLDILIQVNTSYEESKYGVAPEDAVSLVRQTAKYDTLKIAGLMTIGLFTSDEIKIRRCFKVLKGLHDKISEEGIDRVEMKYLSMGMSNDYQIAIEEGGNMVRIGTAIFGVRNTPDAYYWPSEKTDADRVDKHTS from the coding sequence ATGTCAATTAGGGAAAATCTGGAACGGGTAAGGCAGGGCATTGCTCAGGCCGCTCTTAAAGCAGGCAAAAGGCGGGAGGATATTACTCTGGTTATGGCCACTAAAACCGTGGATCCGGAACGGATACGAGAGGCTATCCGGGAAGGCGAACATATTATCGGAGAGAATAAGGTACAGGAGGCATTAAGGAAATATGCAGCCTTAAAAGATGAAGATGCGGAATGGCATTTTATCGGACATCTTCAGACAAACAAGGTTAAGGATGTCCTGAAATTTGCAACCATGATACATTCTGTTGACCGGCCGTCTCTGGTTGAAAAATTAGACCAGAGACTTCAGCACGAGGGGCGTTCCCTGGACATCCTGATCCAGGTTAATACCTCCTACGAGGAGAGTAAATACGGAGTTGCACCGGAAGATGCGGTTTCCCTGGTCAGACAAACGGCAAAATATGATACCTTAAAAATAGCCGGGCTTATGACTATCGGTCTGTTTACGAGCGATGAAATAAAAATCCGTAGGTGTTTTAAGGTGCTGAAAGGGTTGCATGATAAAATTAGCGAAGAAGGTATTGACAGGGTAGAGATGAAGTATCTTTCTATGGGAATGTCCAATGATTATCAGATAGCTATTGAGGAAGGCGGAAATATGGTTCGTATTGGCACAGCTATTTTTGGCGTCCGTAACACCCCCGATGCCTATTACTGGCCATCAGAGAAGACCGATGCGGACAGGGTGGACAAACATACGTCCTGA
- the tdh gene encoding L-threonine 3-dehydrogenase produces the protein MKAVVKTKRTKGMEIMEVPAPKVGPRDVLIKVNIASICGTDVHIYDWTRWAQQRFAPPRIIGHEFVGNVAKTGKEVTRIKVGDRVSAESHLICGYCYQCKNGYPEVCRNFKLLGIDHDGTFGEFLVLPEHVVWENDPDIPDEWATIQEPFGNAVDTVLAEDVSTKTVLILGAGPIGLFATAIANACGASLIIVSDPNDYRLAIGKKMGAHITVNPKRQDIIQIALEATKNNGVDVVLDFSGNSQALNQGLKAVTPGGRVSILGIYEKEVNIDLNKDVIFKKVRIYGITGRKLFATWYKTSRFLSSGLVDPSPVITHRFPLTEYEKGMKLMKDGKCGKVILKI, from the coding sequence GTGAAGGCCGTTGTTAAGACGAAGCGTACAAAGGGTATGGAAATTATGGAAGTGCCTGCTCCAAAGGTAGGACCAAGGGATGTACTCATTAAGGTCAACATCGCATCTATTTGCGGTACGGATGTTCATATCTATGACTGGACAAGATGGGCGCAGCAGCGTTTTGCGCCGCCGCGCATTATAGGCCATGAATTTGTCGGAAACGTGGCAAAAACCGGTAAAGAGGTAACCCGCATAAAGGTAGGAGACCGTGTTTCTGCTGAAAGTCACCTTATCTGCGGATATTGTTATCAGTGTAAGAACGGATACCCGGAGGTTTGCCGGAATTTTAAGTTGCTGGGAATCGATCATGACGGTACCTTCGGGGAATTTCTTGTTTTGCCGGAACATGTTGTATGGGAGAACGACCCGGATATTCCGGATGAATGGGCAACGATCCAGGAACCTTTTGGAAATGCTGTTGATACTGTACTGGCTGAAGATGTTTCAACGAAAACGGTTTTGATCCTCGGCGCCGGACCGATTGGTCTTTTCGCCACAGCCATCGCCAATGCCTGCGGTGCATCATTAATTATTGTCTCCGATCCCAATGATTACCGGCTGGCAATTGGGAAAAAAATGGGAGCACATATTACGGTGAATCCTAAAAGACAGGACATTATTCAAATCGCCCTGGAAGCAACAAAAAATAACGGGGTGGATGTTGTTCTCGATTTTTCCGGTAACAGCCAGGCGCTCAATCAGGGCCTGAAAGCCGTTACTCCCGGAGGAAGGGTTTCCATTTTAGGTATTTATGAAAAAGAGGTAAATATTGATCTGAATAAGGACGTTATTTTTAAAAAGGTACGTATTTACGGGATAACCGGCCGTAAACTCTTTGCCACATGGTATAAAACATCGCGCTTTTTATCGTCGGGGCTTGTCGACCCAAGTCCTGTCATTACCCATCGATTCCCCCTCACAGAATATGAAAAAGGGATGAAGCTTATGAAGGATGGGAAATGCGGGAAGGTGATCCTGAAAATTTAG
- a CDS encoding protein-L-isoaspartate(D-aspartate) O-methyltransferase codes for MKISMNALLIVSTAAVIFLIILFACNRDPVFLAGKNLSVIDEDSFTRQRKRMVEEQLVSRGIQNKKVLEVMGTVPRHLFIPEERRILSYSDQPVPIGYGQTISQPYIVAFMTELIEPDKDDVVLEVGAGSGYQAAVLSMLVKKVYTIEVLEGLGKEARERLEMLGYTNINVKIGDGYKGWPEHAPFDAIIVTAAAEYIPQPLIDQLKPGGRMVIPVGGVYAIQDLMLITKDASSKIIKKSIVPVRFVPLIRK; via the coding sequence ATGAAGATAAGTATGAATGCGCTTCTCATTGTCAGTACAGCAGCTGTCATTTTTTTAATCATCCTTTTTGCCTGCAACAGGGATCCGGTTTTTCTCGCAGGAAAAAATCTTTCGGTAATCGATGAAGATTCCTTTACACGCCAGCGCAAGCGGATGGTTGAGGAGCAGCTTGTCAGCCGGGGTATACAGAATAAAAAGGTGCTGGAAGTTATGGGTACCGTGCCACGTCATTTATTTATACCTGAGGAAAGGCGGATTCTCAGTTATTCCGACCAACCGGTACCTATCGGGTACGGACAAACGATTTCCCAACCATATATCGTTGCCTTTATGACAGAACTGATAGAGCCTGATAAAGATGACGTTGTACTTGAGGTAGGTGCCGGTTCAGGCTATCAGGCTGCTGTTCTCTCGATGCTTGTAAAAAAGGTATACACCATAGAGGTTTTGGAAGGGCTTGGCAAAGAGGCCAGGGAAAGGCTTGAGATGCTTGGATACACAAATATTAATGTGAAGATTGGTGACGGGTATAAGGGCTGGCCGGAACATGCCCCGTTTGATGCAATCATTGTTACTGCCGCCGCAGAATATATTCCTCAGCCACTCATTGATCAGCTTAAACCTGGGGGCCGTATGGTTATACCGGTAGGGGGTGTATATGCAATACAGGACCTGATGCTGATCACCAAGGATGCTTCTTCAAAAATCATAAAGAAATCGATCGTTCCGGTCCGGTTTGTTCCGCTTATCCGGAAATGA
- a CDS encoding transposase — translation MDMYFQQYKSGEYKKEAHRYHYSNFTYDVITDSYICPEGKRLPYWKTRTNVTDSRKWNHKVYKGTECGACQKKSLCTKAKARELLIDIREPLLQKMRKKLVSDEGKRKYFMRQYLIEPVFGHLKFNIGYRNFLLRGLEKVRAEFQLMCIGWNLKKMLKMGIRPATG, via the coding sequence ATGGATATGTATTTTCAACAATACAAATCGGGAGAGTATAAAAAAGAAGCACATCGGTATCACTACAGTAATTTTACCTATGATGTGATAACTGATAGCTACATATGTCCGGAAGGGAAACGATTACCATACTGGAAGACCAGAACAAATGTGACCGATAGCCGCAAGTGGAATCATAAAGTTTACAAAGGTACGGAGTGTGGGGCATGTCAGAAGAAGTCATTATGTACAAAGGCAAAGGCGAGAGAACTGCTAATAGATATTCGCGAACCTCTTTTACAAAAGATGAGAAAAAAGTTGGTATCTGATGAAGGAAAGCGAAAATATTTTATGCGTCAGTATCTCATCGAACCAGTCTTTGGGCATTTGAAATTTAATATTGGGTATCGAAACTTTCTCTTACGAGGTCTGGAAAAAGTCCGTGCGGAATTTCAGCTGATGTGTATTGGATGGAATTTAAAAAAGATGTTGAAAATGGGAATAAGGCCTGCAACAGGGTAG
- a CDS encoding transposase has protein sequence MDIVRIFSTLGYTSIGKIYIDGTKLKGNASAKRTKDRAGFEKWLSEIEEEVATVLKEAETIDKQEDESCKTDPELEALQKNLSDRACLRSKIEEALEAMKEEGKKKINLTDRDANHMKSGGSKDIRPGYNCQMAVTEAGIIVGAEPVTDANDRNQLKPVIEQAESNTQEKIKEVAADCGYGSYANYEYLEQRQREIDGYVFSTIQIGRV, from the coding sequence GTGGATATTGTAAGGATATTCAGCACGTTAGGTTATACCAGTATAGGAAAGATATATATAGATGGTACAAAGCTCAAAGGCAATGCCTCAGCAAAGCGGACGAAAGACCGTGCAGGGTTTGAGAAATGGCTTTCAGAGATAGAGGAGGAGGTGGCAACAGTATTAAAGGAAGCGGAAACTATCGACAAGCAAGAAGACGAGAGCTGCAAAACTGATCCGGAACTAGAGGCATTACAGAAGAATCTATCAGACCGAGCATGCCTGAGAAGTAAGATAGAAGAGGCGTTAGAGGCGATGAAGGAGGAAGGGAAAAAAAAGATCAATCTTACCGACAGGGATGCCAATCATATGAAATCCGGGGGAAGTAAAGACATACGTCCTGGCTATAACTGTCAGATGGCAGTAACGGAAGCCGGAATTATTGTAGGGGCGGAACCAGTAACAGATGCAAATGACCGGAATCAATTGAAGCCGGTGATAGAGCAGGCAGAGTCAAACACTCAGGAAAAAATTAAAGAAGTAGCGGCAGATTGTGGATACGGGAGTTATGCAAATTATGAGTATCTGGAGCAAAGACAAAGAGAAATAGATGGATATGTATTTTCAACAATACAAATCGGGAGAGTATAA
- a CDS encoding IS1380 family transposase, with amino-acid sequence MSKKSEQKYNKILSRRKQKIERRLGRKQWEEQDRPMFRARNIHYEIAERNQAINCGGIGAIHQMVLKCGLVKEIDEKLELLKMHMPYHESDHVLNIAYNVLSGNIRLEDIELNRQDEGYLNAVGAQRIPDPTTAGDFTRRFRREDILKLMECINTGRLRVWKEARKEILEEALVDIDGTIAKTYGGCKEGMDISYKGIWGYAPLIISLWNTKEVLYLVNRPGNKPSHDGCVEWVDRAIGLVKPYARRICVRGDTDFSLTENFDRWSREVDFVFGMDAHKVLVRHAEELPGKAWRVLSRKPKYRVKTKERSKPEKVKERIVKEREYKDIRLASEHVSEFEYRPMKCKQSYRVIVLMKNLSVEKGEKVLLDDIRYFFYITTRRDMTAEELVELANGRCDQENVVEQLKNGVNAMKMPVRDLESNWAYMVMAALAWNLKSWFGLLMPNAVRGMQVQKMEFRRFLNTLILLPCQILKTGRKIVYRILRYNDWLKDFFATWERIRRLKMCMRE; translated from the coding sequence ATGAGCAAAAAATCAGAACAGAAGTATAACAAAATACTCAGCAGAAGGAAACAAAAAATCGAAAGGCGACTGGGGCGGAAGCAGTGGGAAGAGCAAGACCGACCGATGTTCAGAGCGAGGAACATTCATTACGAGATAGCAGAAAGGAACCAGGCAATAAACTGTGGAGGGATAGGAGCAATCCATCAGATGGTGCTAAAATGCGGGTTAGTAAAAGAGATTGACGAGAAACTTGAATTGTTGAAGATGCACATGCCCTACCATGAATCAGATCATGTATTGAACATAGCGTATAATGTTCTTTCAGGGAATATACGATTAGAGGATATAGAGCTGAATCGTCAGGATGAGGGGTATCTGAACGCAGTGGGAGCGCAGAGGATACCAGACCCGACGACAGCCGGAGATTTTACCCGGCGGTTCAGGAGAGAAGATATTCTAAAGCTGATGGAGTGCATCAATACAGGTCGGCTTCGTGTATGGAAAGAAGCGAGAAAGGAGATCCTTGAAGAAGCGCTGGTTGATATAGACGGTACGATAGCGAAGACATATGGTGGATGTAAAGAGGGGATGGACATATCGTACAAAGGGATATGGGGATATGCACCGTTAATCATATCGTTGTGGAATACGAAAGAGGTGTTGTATCTGGTAAATAGACCTGGTAACAAGCCGAGCCATGATGGGTGTGTGGAGTGGGTAGACCGTGCGATAGGATTGGTGAAGCCGTATGCCAGGCGGATATGTGTGAGAGGAGACACGGACTTTTCGCTGACGGAGAATTTTGATCGGTGGTCACGGGAGGTAGACTTTGTTTTTGGGATGGATGCACATAAGGTTCTGGTAAGACATGCAGAGGAGTTACCGGGGAAAGCATGGAGGGTGTTAAGCCGTAAACCGAAATATAGGGTAAAGACCAAGGAGAGAAGCAAGCCGGAAAAGGTAAAAGAGCGGATCGTGAAGGAACGAGAATATAAGGATATTCGTTTGGCGAGTGAGCATGTGTCGGAGTTTGAGTATCGGCCAATGAAGTGTAAACAGAGCTATCGGGTAATTGTGCTGATGAAAAACCTGAGTGTAGAAAAGGGCGAGAAGGTGTTGCTTGATGATATACGATACTTTTTTTACATTACTACCCGGCGGGATATGACGGCAGAGGAATTGGTGGAGTTGGCAAACGGGCGCTGTGATCAGGAGAATGTGGTAGAGCAGTTGAAGAACGGTGTAAATGCGATGAAGATGCCGGTAAGGGATTTGGAGAGCAACTGGGCGTATATGGTCATGGCAGCGCTGGCGTGGAATTTAAAGTCATGGTTTGGGTTGTTGATGCCCAACGCGGTGAGGGGAATGCAGGTACAGAAGATGGAATTTCGACGGTTTCTGAATACCCTGATTTTACTTCCCTGTCAAATCCTGAAAACGGGGAGGAAGATCGTATACCGAATCCTTAGATATAATGACTGGCTGAAGGATTTCTTTGCCACGTGGGAGCGGATCCGTAGGCTGAAGATGTGCATGAGAGAATAA